Proteins encoded together in one Salarchaeum sp. JOR-1 window:
- a CDS encoding metallophosphoesterase family protein: MSTGIQFSDDVEPHHHRVDATAYDDIYVVGDVHGCRTSLDRLLDRLAPGERDLVVFVGDLVRKGPDSAGVVDLVRGRENFLSVRGNNEEKLRTGDATLPELDDDAVSYLTSLPVAISWADTLVVHGGVHPDRPLADHRPGELMTMRAPQGDGYAGPFWYDTYRGPPRVFFGHTVHDDPVTSDWAVGLDTGCVYGGSLTAYDVHGDSFVSVPAAETHQSRSDEKIVT; the protein is encoded by the coding sequence ATGTCCACGGGAATCCAGTTCAGCGACGACGTCGAACCGCACCACCACCGCGTCGACGCGACGGCGTACGACGACATCTACGTCGTCGGCGACGTGCACGGCTGTCGAACCAGCCTCGACCGCCTCCTCGACCGCCTCGCGCCCGGCGAGCGCGACCTCGTCGTGTTCGTCGGCGACCTCGTCCGCAAGGGCCCGGACAGCGCCGGAGTCGTCGACCTCGTCCGCGGCCGCGAGAACTTCCTGAGCGTCCGCGGGAACAACGAGGAGAAACTCCGAACGGGCGACGCGACCCTCCCCGAACTCGACGACGATGCGGTCTCCTACCTCACCTCGCTCCCCGTCGCAATCTCGTGGGCGGACACGCTCGTCGTCCACGGCGGCGTCCACCCCGATCGACCGCTCGCCGACCACCGCCCCGGCGAACTCATGACGATGCGCGCCCCCCAGGGCGACGGCTACGCCGGTCCGTTCTGGTACGACACCTACCGGGGGCCGCCCCGCGTGTTCTTCGGGCACACCGTCCACGACGACCCCGTCACGTCCGACTGGGCGGTCGGCCTCGACACCGGCTGCGTGTACGGCGGCAGCCTCACCGCGTACGACGTGCACGGGGACTCGTTCGTGAGCGTCCCCGCCGCGGAAACCCATCAGTCCCGGAGCGACGAGAAGATCGTCACATGA